From a region of the Maridesulfovibrio ferrireducens genome:
- a CDS encoding metallophosphoesterase family protein: MGRYKIFIIDDSYTERASLFKKIIDNSSLLSNNYDIEYNIVDETSSPVQPILDRAQSADLILLDMFLSDNSDEPFQIKQKDKYINILDKLGQKEIIAPIFIVSEMWGKDQLRNYKSSLINRHVQGSINVRESVISDAKYLDQCSTNITNAIIRSKGGHYIDISQNAPLKIIHLSDLQFGGKWTGGDSLKTKVQEDVRLNLCTEIERHIHRGAPLPNALIISGDIAQTGSLEEYIAATNFIKELLKEINIPQDSCFICPGNHDVHIPSTGEPYLKFTPPSDDDQNTRLELLKEKVDGSAPEINRGLLNFRQFAYSLTRKREWSLDFSNLDQEEGNTFFHSPLFSFYGLNIFGLNTANEISYQTSDFKKGEILGYPAKLFKKQLKRYKESYPENLNVIISHHPIIKHSTNKTICEQLPEGTKNIFLFGHRHENIQGINIPDQGAEGFIYSCAPTLTLDPKYREAHVPAGFNSILIERDKGIPVKVTITQHISTSQDGFITKEMEPYNITN, translated from the coding sequence ATGGGACGATATAAAATATTTATAATTGATGATTCGTACACAGAACGCGCGTCTTTATTTAAAAAAATAATTGATAACTCTTCGCTGCTATCAAATAATTATGACATTGAATATAATATTGTAGATGAAACATCTTCACCCGTGCAGCCCATTTTAGACCGCGCACAATCAGCGGACCTTATACTATTAGACATGTTTCTCTCTGACAATAGTGATGAGCCCTTTCAAATAAAACAGAAAGATAAATATATTAATATCTTGGATAAACTTGGGCAAAAAGAGATAATTGCTCCAATTTTTATTGTATCTGAAATGTGGGGTAAGGATCAATTACGTAACTATAAATCAAGTTTAATTAATAGACATGTACAAGGGTCTATCAATGTAAGAGAATCTGTAATATCAGATGCAAAATATTTGGACCAATGCTCTACAAATATAACGAATGCTATTATCCGAAGTAAAGGAGGTCATTACATTGATATTTCACAAAATGCCCCGCTTAAAATAATTCATTTAAGTGATTTACAATTTGGAGGAAAGTGGACCGGTGGAGACTCTTTAAAAACCAAAGTTCAAGAGGATGTACGACTAAATCTTTGCACTGAAATTGAACGACATATTCACAGAGGGGCTCCTCTTCCTAATGCTCTTATTATTTCAGGAGATATTGCCCAAACGGGATCTCTAGAAGAATATATAGCCGCAACAAACTTTATAAAAGAATTGCTAAAAGAAATAAACATCCCGCAAGACTCATGCTTTATTTGCCCAGGAAACCACGATGTGCATATACCATCTACAGGAGAACCGTACTTAAAATTCACTCCTCCAAGCGATGATGATCAAAACACTAGATTAGAACTGCTTAAGGAAAAGGTAGATGGCAGTGCCCCAGAAATAAACCGTGGTTTATTGAACTTTCGTCAGTTTGCTTATTCATTAACACGAAAGAGAGAGTGGTCACTCGATTTTTCTAACTTAGATCAAGAGGAAGGAAATACTTTCTTTCATAGTCCTTTATTTTCTTTTTATGGACTCAATATATTTGGACTAAACACTGCAAATGAGATTAGTTACCAAACTAGTGATTTCAAAAAAGGAGAGATACTTGGGTACCCCGCTAAACTCTTTAAAAAACAACTAAAAAGATACAAAGAATCATACCCAGAAAATCTTAACGTAATAATTTCACACCACCCAATAATTAAGCACTCAACAAATAAAACAATTTGTGAACAATTACCTGAAGGAACAAAAAATATTTTCCTTTTTGGACATAGACACGAAAACATACAGGGTATTAATATTCCAGATCAAGGAGCAGAAGGATTTATATATTCGTGTGCTCCAACTCTCACACTTGACCCCAAATATCGTGAAGCACACGTCCCAGCAGGATTTAACTCTATCTTGATAGAAAGAGATAAAGGAATTCCTGTCAAAGTAACAATAACGCAACACATCTCTACAAGTCAGGATGGATTCATAACAAAGGAAATGGAACCATATAACATAACAAATTAA